One Longimicrobium terrae genomic window, CAGGCGCAGCACGGTAATGCCGTTTGACGCCAGCCACGCCAGATGCCGGTCTACCGCGTCGACGTCCTTGCGCCGGTACAGAGGACCCAGTTCCGGCCACGTGAGCGCATCGTTGTAGCCCACCGGCGTCCACGGCGCGCCGGTCTCGTCCATGAAGTACGGGGCGTCCGGCGCCACCCGGATCCACGGCATCTCCACGCCGGCCAGCGGCTCCGGCGCCCTGCGCGACCGCTTCCGCGGCGCCTCGATCGTACTGCTCATCACACCCGCTCCGCCACAAAGAACATCCGCCCCGCCTGGTCGTCCATGCCCAGATCCGTCTCGGCGCGGTGCATCCGCGCCGTGAACCCCGCGTCCCGCAGCAGTGCGAGAATCTCCGCTTCGTCGTAGCAGCGCTCGTGCACCACCACGTCCGAACGCCGCCACGAGCCGTCCATCAACCGGAAGAGCGTCACCGTCACCGTGCCCAGCCGCGCGTCCGCGTCGTACTCGCCGCGCATGATGGACGCGTGATCGTCCTCCACCGTGGTGAACGTCTCCCCGCGCCAGTGGCGGCGAAAGCTGGAGTCGTCGTTCAGGTCGAACAGAAAACGCCCGCCCGGCGCCAGCGCGCGGTGCACGCAGCCGAACACGCGCGCCAGTTCGCCGTCGCCGGTGACGTGGTTCAGGCTGTCGAAAAGCGACACGACCGCGTCCACCGGCACATCCACCGAAAAGTCGCGCGCGTCCGCCCGGGCGAACTCCGCGCCGGGCGCTTCTTCCGCGGCGATCTCCAGCATTCCCGCCGACCCGTCCAGCCCCGTGACCGCGAATCCGCGCTCCACCAGCGCCCGGCTGATGCGCCCCGTTCCGCAGCACAGGTCAAGCACGCGCGCGCCGGGACGCAGGTCCGCAAGCACAAGCTGGTCAACCGCTTCCAGCAGGCGAAAGGGGATGCCCTGGCTCCAGTAGCGGTGATAGAACCAGGCGAAATCGTCGTACGCGGAGTAGGTGTCCGTCTCGGAAGCCGTCATCGTGCGCGCTCCGGCGAGTCCGCGTGCAGGATGCGGATGCGATGCGTGCGCTGGTCGACCGCGCCCCAGTCGTACTTGTACTTCTCCTGCCCGCGCAGGAAATCGAACTCCCGTGCACCTTCCGCCATCGCCTGCTCCATCGCGTATCCGGCGATCAGCGTTCCGGGATTATCGCGCCCCAGCCCGGGCTCGAACCCGCCCAGGTAGGCGTGCACGCGCCCGTGCCCGCCCAGGCCGTGAAAGATGGCCGCGAGCCGCCCGTCAAAGCGCATCCCGTGCAGCCGCAGCAGCCCCGCATCCATCAGCCGCTCCGACGATTCGCGGTGAAAGCGCCGCATCAGTTCACCCTGCAGCAGCCCGTCCTGGCCCTCCGCCGCCCAGCGCTTTTCGTGCAGGCGGAAGAAGGCGTCCACGAACTCGCTCAGGCTCTCCTTATCCGCCGTCTCGAACGCCAGCGGTGCCTGATCGCTCAATCTCCGCACGCCGCGGCGAAGATTCCTTCTCAGCCACGAGGAGCGCGCGGCAAAGAAGGCGTCCTTGTCGTCCGCCAAGGCGAGGACGGGGCAGAGCGACTGCGGATGAGACTCCGCGCGCAGGCCGTCCGGCATCGGCGCGGAAAGCAGCGGATCGCCGTCGCGGATCTCCTCCAGGTCGCACACGTCCCAGCGCTCCGCGTGCGCGGCAAGGTGCGCGAGGATGGCGGAAACCGCGCCGCCGTCGTCCGCCGGATCCAGCAGCGGGCCCACGTAGTCGGTGTTGGCGATGCCGATGGGCGACACCTGGCGCACGGACGGGTCCGGACCGGGGTGGATGAACAGCGGCGCCACCGCGGCCAGCCGTCCCTCCACGCGCGCGGCCAGGGTCCACAGCGTCCACCCCGGCTGATCGCCGAAGCAGTTCCACCACGGAATCAGCCACGCCGGGTGTTGAAACGGCGTCGCGGCGGGGCAGCGCTCCCACAGTTCCGCCCACTCCGCCGCGAACGCCTCCAGCGCTTCGACGGACGTGATCTCGTCTACGCACACGGATGCCGCCACGGCCGCGCTCACGCGTGGACCTCCGCGCCGCGTGCGAGGCGGGCGTACGCGTCCAGGTAGCGCCCCGCCGTGCGCGCGACGTCGAAGCGCTCGCGCGCGGCGGCCCGGCACATTTCCGGATCGATTGCCGCCACCCGGCGGATCGCGTCTGCCATCCCCCGCTCGTCATCCACGATGAATCCCGTCACGCCATCCTCCACCACTTCCGGCAGCGCGCCGATACGGAACGCGATGACGGGCGTTCCGCAGGCCAGCGCTTCCATCGCCACCAGCGAGCTTGTTTCCGGCGCCGTGCTGGGAATCAGCAGGCAGCGCGCGGCGGACAGAAGCCGCCGCTTGCGATCCATTCCCACCGCGCCGATGAAGCGGCGCGTGCCGTCCAGCCGTGGCGCGATCTGTTCGGCGAAGTACCGCTGGTGATCGGGATACGGGTAGACGTGGCCGGCGAGCAGAAGCGGCACCTCCGCCCGGCGCGCCGCCTCCAGCGCGTGGTGGAATCCCTTTTCCGGGCAGATGCGGCCCAGCGCCATCGCCCAGCCGCGCTTGCGGGCGGACGATCGCAGTCTGTCGATCGCAACGCCGTTGGGGATGGCGTCCAGCAGCGCGGGGCAGGCGGGGCAGTCCGCGCGCTGCGCCTGGCTTACCGGATTCAGCCACGTCCCGGGCCGGGCGGAGGCGAACACGTCCGCCGGATACCACGACGGCGGCAGGTGCAGCGTCGCCAGCGCGGGAACTCCGGCGGGCGGCATGTATTCGTGAAAGTCGATGCCGTGCAGGTGGATGAGGTCCACCGGCCACCGCAGCAGCGCCAGCGTCACCGCGTCGCGCACCGCCTGATGGACTTCCGCGCGCGCCGCGTCCGTGATCTCGCCATCCACGGAGGGAACGGGGATGAGCGTTCCCGCCACGCACGAGCCCGCCTGCGCGACGACGACGGAGGTGTGCCCCGCGCGGACGAGCGCATCGTCCAGCGCCCAC contains:
- a CDS encoding class I SAM-dependent DNA methyltransferase, coding for MTASETDTYSAYDDFAWFYHRYWSQGIPFRLLEAVDQLVLADLRPGARVLDLCCGTGRISRALVERGFAVTGLDGSAGMLEIAAEEAPGAEFARADARDFSVDVPVDAVVSLFDSLNHVTGDGELARVFGCVHRALAPGGRFLFDLNDDSSFRRHWRGETFTTVEDDHASIMRGEYDADARLGTVTVTLFRLMDGSWRRSDVVVHERCYDEAEILALLRDAGFTARMHRAETDLGMDDQAGRMFFVAERV
- a CDS encoding glycosyltransferase family 4 protein, which gives rise to MSLTVLSIAYPFAPVSADSVGGAEQVLWALDDALVRAGHTSVVVAQAGSCVAGTLIPVPSVDGEITDAARAEVHQAVRDAVTLALLRWPVDLIHLHGIDFHEYMPPAGVPALATLHLPPSWYPADVFASARPGTWLNPVSQAQRADCPACPALLDAIPNGVAIDRLRSSARKRGWAMALGRICPEKGFHHALEAARRAEVPLLLAGHVYPYPDHQRYFAEQIAPRLDGTRRFIGAVGMDRKRRLLSAARCLLIPSTAPETSSLVAMEALACGTPVIAFRIGALPEVVEDGVTGFIVDDERGMADAIRRVAAIDPEMCRAAARERFDVARTAGRYLDAYARLARGAEVHA
- a CDS encoding GNAT family N-acetyltransferase — its product is MSAAVAASVCVDEITSVEALEAFAAEWAELWERCPAATPFQHPAWLIPWWNCFGDQPGWTLWTLAARVEGRLAAVAPLFIHPGPDPSVRQVSPIGIANTDYVGPLLDPADDGGAVSAILAHLAAHAERWDVCDLEEIRDGDPLLSAPMPDGLRAESHPQSLCPVLALADDKDAFFAARSSWLRRNLRRGVRRLSDQAPLAFETADKESLSEFVDAFFRLHEKRWAAEGQDGLLQGELMRRFHRESSERLMDAGLLRLHGMRFDGRLAAIFHGLGGHGRVHAYLGGFEPGLGRDNPGTLIAGYAMEQAMAEGAREFDFLRGQEKYKYDWGAVDQRTHRIRILHADSPERAR